The following are encoded in a window of Choloepus didactylus isolate mChoDid1 chromosome 17, mChoDid1.pri, whole genome shotgun sequence genomic DNA:
- the LOC119512315 gene encoding 60 kDa heat shock protein, mitochondrial-like, producing MLRLPTVLRQMRPVSRALAPHLTRAYAKDVKFGADARALMLQGVDLLANAVAVTMGPKGRTVIIEQSWGSPKVTKDGVTVAKSIDLKDKYKNIGAKLVQDVANNTNEEAGDGTTTATVLARSIAKEGFEKISKGANPVEIRRGVMLAVDAVIAELKKQSKPVTTPEEIAQVATISANGDKEIGNIISDAMKKVGRKGVITVKDGKTLNDELEIIEGMKFDRGYISPYFINTSKGQKCEFQDAYVLLSEKKISSVQSIVPALEIASAHRKPLVIIAEDVDGEALSTLVLNRLKVGLQVVAVKAPGFGDNRKNQLIDMAIATGGAVFGEEGLTLNLEDVQSHDLGKVGEVIVTKDDAMLLKGKGDKTQIEKRIQEIIEQLDVTTSEYEKEKLNERLAKLSDGVAVLKVGGTSDVEVNEKKDRVTDALNATRAAVEEGIVLGGGCALLRCIPALDSLTPANEDQKIGIEIIKRTLKIPAMTIAKNAGVEGSLIVEKIMQSSSEVGYDAMLGDFVNMVEKGIIDPTKVVRTALLDAAGVASLLTTAEVVVTEIPKEEKDPAMGGMGGMGGMGGMGGGMF from the coding sequence ATGCTTCGATTACCCACAGTCCTTCGGCAGATGAGGCCAGTGTCCAGGGCATTGGCACCTCATCTCACTCGGGCTTATGCCAAAGATGTAAAATTCGGTGCAGATGCCCGAGCCTTAATGCTTCAAGGTGTAGACCTCTTAGCCAATGCTGTAGCCGTTACTATGGGGCCAAAGGGAAGAACAGTGATTATTGAACAGAGTTGGGGAAGTCCCAAAGTAACAAAAGATGGTGTGACTGTTGCAAAATCAATTGACTTGAAggataaatataagaatattggCGCTAAACTTGTTCAAGATGTTGCCAATAACACAAATGAAGAGGCTGGGGATGGTACCACCACTGCTACTGTACTGGCACGCTCTATTGCCAAGGAAGGGTTTGAGAAGATTAGCAAAGGTGCTAATCCAGTGGAAATCAGGAGAggtgtgatgttagctgttgaTGCTGTAATTGCTGAACTTAAGAAACAGTCGAAACCTGTGACAACCCCTGAAGAAATTGCTCAGGTTGCTACAATTTCTGCAAACGGAGATAAAGAAATTGGCAACATCATATCTGATGCAATGAAAAAGGTTGGAAGAAAGGGTGTCATCAcagtaaaggatggaaaaacattgAATGATGAATTAGAAATTATTGAAGGCATGAAGTTTGATCGGGGTTATATTTCTCCATATTTTATTAATACATCAAAAGGTCAGAAATGTGAATTCCAGGATGCCTATGTTCTGTTGagtgaaaagaaaatttctaGCGTCCAATCCATTGTACCTGCTCTTGAAATTGCCAGTGCTCACCGAAAGCCCTTGGTGATAATTGCTGAAGATGTTGATGGAGAAGCTCTAAGTACACTTGTTTTGAATAGGCTGAAAGTTGGTCTTCAGGTTGTAGCAGTCAAAGCTCCAGGTTTTGGTGACAATAGAAAGAACCAGCTTATAGACATGGCTATTGCTACTGGTGGGGCAGTGTTTGGAGAAGAAGGGTTGACTCTAAACCTTGAAGATGTTCAGTCTCATGATTTGGGAAAAGTTGGAGAGGTCATAGTGACCAAAGATGATGCCATGCTCTTGAAAGGAAAAGGTGACAAGACTCAAATTGAAAAACGTATTCAAGAAATCATTGAGCAGTTAGATGTCACAACTAGtgaatatgaaaaggaaaaactaaatgaacGTCTAGCAAAACTTTCAGATGGAGTAGCTGTGCTGAAGGTTGGTGGAACAAGTGATGtggaagtgaatgaaaagaaagacagagTTACAGATGCACTCAATGCTACACGAGCTGCTGTTGAAGAAGGCATTGTTCTTGGAGGTGGCTGTGCTCTGCTTCGATGCATTCCAGCCTTGGACTCACTAACTCCAGCTAATGAAGATCAAAAAATTGgtatagaaattattaaaagaacactcaaaattcCTGCAATGACCATTGCTAAGAATGCAGGTGTTGAAGGATCGTTGATAGTTGAGAAAATTATGCAGAGTTCTTCAGAAGTTGGCTATGATGCTATGCTTGGAGATTTTGTGAATATGGTAGAAAAGGGAATTATTGATCCAACTAAGGTTGTAAGAACTGCTTTATTGGATGCTGCTGGGGTGGCCTCTCTGTTAACCACAGCAGAAGTTGTAGTCACAGAAATTCCTAAAGAAGAGAAGGACCCTGCAATGGGGggaatgggtggaatgggtggaatgggtgGTATGGGAGGTGGCATGTTCTAA